TAAGGCATCAAGCATCAAGGATTGTATTTCTATGTCGCCCGATACGTCACTCAAACCAAATATTTCCGCTCCAACCTGGTAAGGTTCTCTGGATTGACTTAACACATCAGGTTTGGTATGTAATACGGTACCTGCGTAACATAATCTATTCACGGCAGTATGATTCATGCTGTGCGCATCAATTCTTGCCACTTGAGGAGTGATATCTGGCCTCACCCCAAGTAACCGACCACTCAATTGATCCACCAATTTAAATGTTTGTAGGTCCATATCATGACTTGTACCAGTCAAAAGAGATTCCACATATTCTATTAAAGGCGGAATAACTAAATTAAATCCCCGCTTTTTAAAGAGATCAAGAAGTTTACGCCGAGCCTCTTCAAGTGCCCAGGCGTTGTCAGGAAGAATATCTTCACAATATTCAGGAAGTAGCCAACTGTATGTCATCGATTAATTTGTAAAATTACAATTCCTAAAATCATTGCTATCACCCCTACCCAACGAACTTGCACGTCGGAGAGTTGTGTTAATTTTAACAAGGTATTTCGCCACTGTCGTGGTGCAATTACAGGCATTATACCTTCAAGTATCAACAGCATACCAATTGCTACAATAATAGTGCCTCTCAAATTATTTACCCCCAAGAGATCCAGGAGGGGGTTTGAGATACTTAAAAAATGGGGAATTAGGATCTAAAACCAGTATATCTGATTTATTATTTAGTCCTTCCTGATATGTCTGTAGACTCCGATAGAACGCATAAAATTCAGGATTACGTTTATAGGCCTCAGCATAGATTGCGGCCGCCTTGGCATCTCCCTTACCTTTAATCTCTTGAGCTTGCCTAAAAGCGTCAGCTAAGATTACTTCTCTTTCACGGTTAGCATCAGCCCGGATTTTCTCAGCTTCACCAGCTCCCGTTGATCTCAGTTCATTGGCTACACGTTTACGCTCTGCCTGCATACGCCGGTAAACAGAATCACTGACCTCAGGCGTCAATTCAACACGTCGAATCCTTACATCCAAGACCCTAATTCCAATTTCTTTAGCATCCTGATCGGTACGAGCACGCATATTAGCCATAATTGATTCACGCTCACCCGAGACTGCTTCATGAACAGTTCTCTTCGCAAATTCTGCTCTTAACTCATCGTTAACCGTTTGTGCCAACCGTATTTCCGCTCTTTTTGAATCACCGCCTACGCTGACATAATATTGTTTGACATCAGTGATTTGCCACTTAACAAAATAATCAACCAATAGTGGTTTTTTCTCAGAAGTGATAAATCTCTGAGGTTCATTGTTATCTAAAGTCTGAATCCGAGTATCAAACAAACGAACATTTTCGATAAAAGGCATCTTTAGGTATAACCCGGGTTGGGTGTCCACTGCAACGATTTTACCTAGTTCAAAAACCAAGGCGTTTTGTGTTTGCGAAATGACAAATACACCCATAGAACCAATAATCAAAAGCAATACTAAAGTCGCTACATAAATACTTAAATTTTTCATCATCTGCCCTCACGCTCACGCTCTTTCAGAGCATCTCGAGAACGATCACTATCCGTCCCCTGTTGCTCCATTGAGGAATTATTGTTAAGGGTAGAACTCGGCGATGTATGTTGATCCCTGGTTGGTGGTTCAATAATATTATTGGCCTGTTCGTTTTTGTTGCCATTGTCAGGCGTAACGGTATTGTTTTGATTCATCAACTTTCCCAGGGGGAGGTATAAGAGATTTGAGCCATTTTTCCCCTCAGCAACAACTTTTGAGGTATTACTCAATACCTGCTGCATCATGTCCTGATAGAGTCTTTGACGAGTCACTTCAGGGGCTTTGTTGTATTCCACAAGAATTTGCTTAAATCGACTGGCATCACCGACAGCCCTTGCCTCCACTTTTTGCTCATAAGCTTTTGCCTCTTCAATCAAAGCTGACGCCGTACCCTTCGCACGAGGGACCACGTCATTGGCGTAAGCTTGCCCTTCATTATTTTGTCTTTCGCGGTCTTGTCCCGCTTTTACCGCATCATCAAAAGCTGCTTGAACTTGCTCAGGGGGCTGAGCGTTTTGCATATTAACCTTATTGATTAAAATACCTGTCTTATAGCGATCTAGAATTTTTTGCATGAGATGTTGAGCTTCATCTGCAATCTGTGAGCGACCTTCATATAGAACAAAATCCATCTTATGACGGCCCACTACCTCTCTAATAGCAGTCTCTGCAACCTGCATTACCGTGGTATCAGGATCTTTGTTAGTAAATAAGAAATCAATAGGATCTTTGATGGTGTATTGGATGGCATATTGGTTATCAATAATATTTTCATCATCAGTTAACATCAATGATTCATGTAACACTTTCGCTTTAATAGTATTCCTATAACCCAATTCAACCGTACGAACCTGAGACACATTAACAGGACTTCCTGAAGCTTGTGCTTCAACGGGATAAGGAAAATGCCAATGTGGGCCAGGACCCGTGACTTCTTGAAATTTGCCAAAACGGAGTATCACTCCAACGCGACCTGCATCAATAATGTAAAAGCCAGACACTAACCAAAAAAATATAATAGAACCTAGCGCTAGTAGAACAAAGTTTTTGCCACTAGGCAGGCCAACTGGTTGGTTGAAGTGATTATCATTGGGTGAAGAGCTATTTTTAGAGTTTTTAAATTTTCTCAAAAAATTTCGCCATACTTCATCTAAATCGGGAGGACCGTCTTTAAGCTGTACGATCCAACTTGGTATCTTGATTGCCATAATTAAGTATTAAATCTTTGTCCAAAGTTATAGAAGTATCTTCTTTTTGCATTAAATCATTGATACGTTCGACAAAGGCTTGTCGGATAAATTCCATACCTTGGCCGTTCATAGCACTTAGATGTACTTCTTCGATTGTACCATAGGGATCTCGGATTAATCCTGCTTGCCAATCCACCAGTTGATCTATCTTGTTTAATACTAATACTTGAGGAATATGATCTGCACCAATATCTTTTAATACTTGATTAACAGATTCTTGATGAAGGTCACGATTCTTATCCGCGGCGTCAACCACGTGTAACAACAGGTCAGACTCTATGGTTTCATCTAAGGTCGCCTTAAACGCAGCCACCAAGGTATGAGGAAGATGCTGAATAAAACCCACGGTGTCTGACAGAACCATTTGCCCGATCCCATCAATATAAACTCGCCTTGTAGTCGTATCTAGGGTTGCAAACAATTGATCAGCCACATAGGCTTTTGCATGAGTTAATCGATTAAACAAGGTAGATTTTCCGGCATTGGTATAACCCACAAACGACACTCGCAATAAACCGGCACGGCTTCTTGATTGACGCTGCACTCTGTGACTCTTTCTTACTTTATCGAGACGGTCTTTAAGTAATTTCACACGCTTACTCAGCAAACGTCGATCTGTCTCTAGCTGTGTTTCTCCAGGCCCTCTTAAACCAATCCCACCCTTTTGTCTCTCCAAGTGAGTCCATCCTCTAACAAGACGTGTAGACAAACGCTCTAGTTGAGCTAACTCAACTTGCAACTGTCCTTCATGACTGCGTGCACGTTGAGCGAAAATATCCAATATCAAACCTGTCCGATCAATAACGCGCGCTTTAAGTGCATGCGCCAAATTACGCTCTTGAATTGGCGTGATCTCGTGATCAAAGACCACCAACCCTGCCTCATGGTGCCTTAATTTTTGTCGAATTTCCTCAATCTTTCCACTGCCAATAAAAGTTGCAGGATCAGGCTTGGGACGTTTACCAGTTATCAATTCATCAACGTGTAGTCCAGCAGTCTGTGACAGAAGAGTAAGTTCTTGAGGATTATTTTTACTGCGTTCACTATCTATCTGTATATGCACTAAGAGCGCGTGATCCAATCGACCAAGATACACATCCTCTTGCTCTAAAGAACCACTTTCTTGCGCTAAGTGCGTATTAGAAGATTTACGACCACGACCAACTAGCGGACCATTGTCCGACATCAGATGTTAGTCCTCGTTAGAATGCTCTGTAGGCATTGTGATGGATCTAGCGGGTACAACTGTGGAAATCGCATGTTTGTAAACCATTTGAGTAGTGGTATTTTTCAATAAAACAACATACTGATCAAATGACTCAACTTGTCCTTGAAGCTTAATACCATTCACTAAATAAATGGATACAGGTATATGTTCTTTTCTTAAAGCGTTTAAAAACGGGTCCTGTAAAAGTTGCCCTTTAGTACTCATTTCGTGATCTCCCGAAAATCGATTGGTTTTTTTATCTCTCTCACCTTTCAATAATGTACTTGATTTTCTGACTTTTTACTACTAATCTAAAAAATTATTCGAGAAAATAATCGTAAATCAAAACTTTCCAAATAATTTTCGGCCGCGCCTTCTTTTCTTTCTTAAACGATTTTCCTCAGACTCGGTGAGAGGTTTGGGTTTGCGGTCAGCAAAGGGATTGTGTCCCTGCCTAAATTCAACCCTTAGGGGTGTCCCCTTGAGGTCAAAAGCCCGCTGAAAAGTATTTTCCAAATATCTTTTATAAGAGTCAGCAATGTGATTCACAGCACTGCCATGAATAATCACAATGGGTGGATTTTGTCCACCTTGGTGCGCATATCGTAACTTGGGTCTAAAAGGACCCGCCTTGGCGGGCTGATGCTGAGTCACTGCATCGTGAAGTACACGGGTAAGTTTAGGGGTTGAAAGTTTCACCATGGCCGCCGCATAGGCTTTATCAATAGAGGGCAAAAGGCCATTTACACCGCTCCCTTTCAATGCTGAAATAAAGTGGTACTGGGCAAAGTCCAAGAAAAATAATTTCCTAGCCACTTCGTTTTTTACTTTATCTTTTTGGTAATTATCTAAGCCGTCCCATTTATTAACAGCCACCACAACTGCCCTGCCAGTACTCACTACATAGCCTGCAATATGCGCATCTTGTTCTGAGATATCTTGCTGAGCATCCAGTGTCATGACAACCACATTAGCGCTTTCCACAGCCTGCATAGTTTTTATTACTGAAAACTTTTCTATGGCCTCAAATACCTTACCTCGACGCCTTAAACCTGCGGTATCAATCAATAAGTATTTTCTTCCTTGCCGTTCAAATTCAACTTCAATAGTGTCTCGAGTCGTGCCTGGCTGATCAAAGGCAATCACTCTCTCTTCTCCGAGTAGTTGATTGATTAAGGTTGACTTGCCCACATTTGGACGACCCACAATGGCAATTCTGGGAATACTATGATCAATGTCTAACTCTTCAACCAATTCAGGTTCACCAGACAAACCATCAAATACCTGCTCTAACAAATCATGAATCCCCTCTCCATGAGCCGAAGAAATAGCCCAAGGGTGTCCCATGCCTAGCTCATAAAACTCGGCAGTAGCCATATCAACTGGCATACCCTCTAGTTTATTGACGGCAAGGGTGACATGCTTACCTCTTAAGCGTAATTCTTCAGCGACTCTTCTGTCACCAGGGGTTACTCCATTACGCCCATCGGTAAGAAAGATAATACGGTCAGCCTCATCCATGGCCTGCAAAGTCTGCTTCGCCATTTCTAATAAGATACCATCCTTGGCCACAGGCTCAAAGCCACCTGTATCTACAACAAAATATTGATAATCTTCAAATTTTGCTCGCCCATAATGACGATCTCGCGTCAGTCCAGGTAGGTCTGCAACGAGGGCATCCCGTGTTTTAGTTAATCGGTTAAATAACGTTGATTTACCAACGTTGGGTCGACCAACGATTACAATCGTTGGAATCATAGAATTCATCCTTTGCTTTTATTTGCTTTCAGCAGTTATAACGTAAACGTGACCCGCTTGGGTTTGCAGGAAAAAAGTATTGCTATTAATGGCGACAGGTTGCATGGTAATCGCTGACCCATCGGTATCCAATCTTGAGATCTCAGTGCCATCAACAAGACTAAAAATATGGACAACCCCTTTAATATCACCCGCTACAATATAGTCAGAGCTTGCCACAGGCGATGATAAAAAACGATCTTTAAGGGTTTCATTTTTCCAATCTAAAACACCGCTGGAACGATAATAGGCATAGAGAATTCCCTTTTCATCCACTGCATAAACTTTATTAGTGGATGCGGTGATCGGTCCCACAGCACTCAAATCATGAGACCAAATAATATTTCCTCTTGGCAAATCAAGACAGGCAACCTTCCCTTGGTAACTGGCTGCGCAGACATCTGCCTCACCCAGACTAGGATGCCCCAACACATCATTCATTCGTTCCAGTTCAGTGGCGCCTCTTGGAATAGAAACAGCAGCCTCCCAACCAATATTTCCTGAGTTAACGTCTATAGCAAGTAAATGCCCGCCTGGAACGCCCACGAAGGCTGCTCCACGGGTTACCGTCATACCGGTAGCATTACGAAGTACAAGAGAGGGCATATTTCTAGCAAGCAGCCACTTTTGTGAACCATCCTCGGAGGAGAGTCCATAGATGTGGCCTTCTTCAGTGGTCACCACCACTATGTCATTAGAGGATTGCGGCGCAGAAGACATTTCACTACCCAAACTTACATGCCATTGAAGTTTCCCTTGAAGATCATAGGCATATAAGATACCTTTATTATCCGCAACAAAAATATCACCAGCGCCATAACCAATACCACTTGTTAAACGAACATCCGTATCAATTTTCCAATTTTCGTTACCATTTTCAATTTTATAGGCAACTATTTTGCCTCGGTTGGTGGCCACATAAATCATGTCCTCGGTTACCACGGGCTCCAGCAAAGGATTTTTACTAGAGCCAGGGTGATCAGACCACTTGATTGTGAAGTTTTGTTTCGCTTTAAGAGGTTTTAATTTTGACACAATAATAGAGCTTGAACTGCATGCAGACAAAACACCAATCAAGCCAAGCAAAAACCACGTTTTGAGAGGATTGATTAACCATTTTTTTTTCATTATGAGCCACTCCCACCCAACGCATCAAGCTTCACTTGATCCAATTGTTTAAATAAACTGTTTTTACTTCCCTGCTGATTCACCACTTGCTGATAACTCAAACGGGCCTCATTGGTTTTTCCCATAACAGTGTAGATATCCCCTTTTAAATCCATGGTGGCGGCAAACATCGCAGAGTCTTTATTTTGATTCAGTAAATCCAAGGCTTGGTTGAATTTTTTTTCATCGGCTAAAATACCCGCATGTCGTAGCCTAGCCAAATCCAATAACATAGCTTCATGGGTGTGCGCCTCCACCCAAGTGAGTTCGCTGATCGCCTCATTAAGATGTCCATTTTTATGACTTAAATAGGCACACAGAAAAGCAGATCGACTGGCCAGAGGATTGGAGGAGAAAGTTTCCTGTAACAGTTTGGCTTCTTGTAATAACTGTTTTTCATCCTGTTGACGGAAAGCATTTTGAACCACATTAAACATTGTTCCCGCCTTCTCATTTTGAGTTCTTTGGTAATAACTGTAGGCTTGAAATAGCATGTAACCGATTACCACCAGACCCATTCCTAATATGACGTATTTTCCATAGAGTTTCCACCAGGCTTTAATGTCCTCTATCTGCTCTTGTTCTTGATGATCGTACATATTTATTTCTCGTTAAAAAAGTCAATTAATTGAGACTGCGATAATAGTTGCTGCGCTCCTTGTCCGCGAAGCGGTTTAAGCGCAAATTGGCCACTAGACAATTCATTTTCACCAATAATCAAAGCAAAATGAGCTTGTGACTGATCTGCCCGCTTCATCTGATTCTTAAATCCGCCTTCCCCAGAATACACTAATACACGAATCTGATAGTCTCTTAATGTCTCTGCGATTTTAAAAGCTGCCTCAAGTGTTCCTGTCCCTTGATGAATAATATAAACCTGTGGTTCCGTGGGGATACTTACTAAATTACCTTCCTCTTCGATAAGTACCAACAAACGCTCAATACCCATGGCAAAACCACAGGCTGGAGTTGGTTTACCGCCCAACTGCTCAACCAATCTATCATAACGCCCACCGCCACAAATAGTACTTTGTGCACCAAGCAGGGTGGTCGTCCATTCAAAAACTGTTGCATTGTAGTAATCTAATCCCCGTACCAGCCTAGGATTAATGATATAGCTAATTCCTGCCGAATCTAATAGCTCTCGTAAACGTGTGAAATGATTGCGCGAATACTCATCTAACACATCCAATAATTTGGGAGCCTCTTGTATTAATTCGAGAAGATCAGGGTTTTTACTGTCTAAAATTCTTAAGGGATTAGTATGTAAGCGTCGTTTCGAATCCTCATCTAAGACTTCGTGATGCTGACTAAAATAATCGATTAATTGAGCGCGATAGGCATGCCTTGTCTCAAGACTCCCTATGCTATTTATTTCCAAATTCACATGTGTTAACCCTAAGCGTTGCCACAAGCGATGAGTCATGATGATCAGTTCAGCATCTGTATCAGGACCTGTAAATCCCAAGGCCTCCACTCCACACTGATGAAACTGACGATAACGGCCTTTTTGGGGGCGCTCATGACGAAACATAGGTCCTAGATACCATAGCTTTTGCGCACCGTTATAAAGAAGATTATGTTCAATGACTGAGCGCACACAGGAGGCCGTGCCCTCGGGGCGAAGTGTTAAACTATCGTGATTAAGACGATCTTCGAAACTATACATTTCTTTTTCAACAATATCGGTCACTTCCCCAATAGATCGCACAAAAAGAGCTGTATCCTCCACAATTGGAGTACGTATTTCAAGGTAGCCATACTCTACCAACCATTGTCTTAGTTCTTTTTCCAAGGCTGCCCACAAACCGGAATTTTGTGGGAGGATATCATTCATTCCTCTAATACCTTGAAGCTTCTGTTGCCCCATAACCCTACGACCCTTTAATTATTGATACTTTTTTTGGATATATTCGATAACAATGGATTTAAACTCTTCGGCAATAAAATCCCCTTTCAAGGTGACGGTTTTTTCACCATCCACATAAACAGGGGCCACGGGCCGCTCACCTGAACCTGGCAGACTAATTCCAATGTTAGCAAGCTTGCTCTCGCCAGGACCGTTCACCACACAACCCATTACTGCCACGTGAAGGGTTTCAACACCCTTATATTGTGTACGCCACAATGGCATGGAATCCCTTAAAAAAGACTGAATATCCTCAGCAAGCTCTTGAAAATAAGTACTAGTTGTTCTGCCGCAACCAGGACAGGCTGTCACCATGGGGGTAAAAGCTCGTAGTCCCATTGTTTGCAGTAACTCTTGCGCGACTCTCACCTCCCGCGTTCTGTCACCATTGGGTTCAGGCGTTAGAGAAACTCGAATAGTGTCACCAATCCCTTCCTGCAGTAAAATCCCCATCGCAACACTGGAAGCTACAATACCTTTACTGCCCATCCCAGCTTCCGTCAACCCCAAATGAAGCGGATAATCACACTGCTTAGCCAAATCTCGATAAACGTGAATCAAATCTTGAACACCGCTCACCTTA
This sequence is a window from Ferrovum sp. JA12. Protein-coding genes within it:
- the hflX gene encoding GTPase HflX, producing MSDNGPLVGRGRKSSNTHLAQESGSLEQEDVYLGRLDHALLVHIQIDSERSKNNPQELTLLSQTAGLHVDELITGKRPKPDPATFIGSGKIEEIRQKLRHHEAGLVVFDHEITPIQERNLAHALKARVIDRTGLILDIFAQRARSHEGQLQVELAQLERLSTRLVRGWTHLERQKGGIGLRGPGETQLETDRRLLSKRVKLLKDRLDKVRKSHRVQRQSRSRAGLLRVSFVGYTNAGKSTLFNRLTHAKAYVADQLFATLDTTTRRVYIDGIGQMVLSDTVGFIQHLPHTLVAAFKATLDETIESDLLLHVVDAADKNRDLHQESVNQVLKDIGADHIPQVLVLNKIDQLVDWQAGLIRDPYGTIEEVHLSAMNGQGMEFIRQAFVERINDLMQKEDTSITLDKDLILNYGNQDTKLDRTA
- the hisS gene encoding histidine--tRNA ligase, with the translated sequence MGQQKLQGIRGMNDILPQNSGLWAALEKELRQWLVEYGYLEIRTPIVEDTALFVRSIGEVTDIVEKEMYSFEDRLNHDSLTLRPEGTASCVRSVIEHNLLYNGAQKLWYLGPMFRHERPQKGRYRQFHQCGVEALGFTGPDTDAELIIMTHRLWQRLGLTHVNLEINSIGSLETRHAYRAQLIDYFSQHHEVLDEDSKRRLHTNPLRILDSKNPDLLELIQEAPKLLDVLDEYSRNHFTRLRELLDSAGISYIINPRLVRGLDYYNATVFEWTTTLLGAQSTICGGGRYDRLVEQLGGKPTPACGFAMGIERLLVLIEEEGNLVSIPTEPQVYIIHQGTGTLEAAFKIAETLRDYQIRVLVYSGEGGFKNQMKRADQSQAHFALIIGENELSSGQFALKPLRGQGAQQLLSQSQLIDFFNEK
- the hflC gene encoding protease modulator HflC; this translates as MKNLSIYVATLVLLLIIGSMGVFVISQTQNALVFELGKIVAVDTQPGLYLKMPFIENVRLFDTRIQTLDNNEPQRFITSEKKPLLVDYFVKWQITDVKQYYVSVGGDSKRAEIRLAQTVNDELRAEFAKRTVHEAVSGERESIMANMRARTDQDAKEIGIRVLDVRIRRVELTPEVSDSVYRRMQAERKRVANELRSTGAGEAEKIRADANREREVILADAFRQAQEIKGKGDAKAAAIYAEAYKRNPEFYAFYRSLQTYQEGLNNKSDILVLDPNSPFFKYLKPPPGSLGGK
- the der gene encoding ribosome biogenesis GTPase Der, whose product is MIPTIVIVGRPNVGKSTLFNRLTKTRDALVADLPGLTRDRHYGRAKFEDYQYFVVDTGGFEPVAKDGILLEMAKQTLQAMDEADRIIFLTDGRNGVTPGDRRVAEELRLRGKHVTLAVNKLEGMPVDMATAEFYELGMGHPWAISSAHGEGIHDLLEQVFDGLSGEPELVEELDIDHSIPRIAIVGRPNVGKSTLINQLLGEERVIAFDQPGTTRDTIEVEFERQGRKYLLIDTAGLRRRGKVFEAIEKFSVIKTMQAVESANVVVMTLDAQQDISEQDAHIAGYVVSTGRAVVVAVNKWDGLDNYQKDKVKNEVARKLFFLDFAQYHFISALKGSGVNGLLPSIDKAYAAAMVKLSTPKLTRVLHDAVTQHQPAKAGPFRPKLRYAHQGGQNPPIVIIHGSAVNHIADSYKRYLENTFQRAFDLKGTPLRVEFRQGHNPFADRKPKPLTESEENRLRKKRRRGRKLFGKF
- the hflK gene encoding FtsH protease activity modulator HflK, which encodes MAIKIPSWIVQLKDGPPDLDEVWRNFLRKFKNSKNSSSPNDNHFNQPVGLPSGKNFVLLALGSIIFFWLVSGFYIIDAGRVGVILRFGKFQEVTGPGPHWHFPYPVEAQASGSPVNVSQVRTVELGYRNTIKAKVLHESLMLTDDENIIDNQYAIQYTIKDPIDFLFTNKDPDTTVMQVAETAIREVVGRHKMDFVLYEGRSQIADEAQHLMQKILDRYKTGILINKVNMQNAQPPEQVQAAFDDAVKAGQDRERQNNEGQAYANDVVPRAKGTASALIEEAKAYEQKVEARAVGDASRFKQILVEYNKAPEVTRQRLYQDMMQQVLSNTSKVVAEGKNGSNLLYLPLGKLMNQNNTVTPDNGNKNEQANNIIEPPTRDQHTSPSSTLNNNSSMEQQGTDSDRSRDALKEREREGR
- the bamB gene encoding outer membrane protein assembly factor BamB, whose translation is MKKKWLINPLKTWFLLGLIGVLSACSSSSIIVSKLKPLKAKQNFTIKWSDHPGSSKNPLLEPVVTEDMIYVATNRGKIVAYKIENGNENWKIDTDVRLTSGIGYGAGDIFVADNKGILYAYDLQGKLQWHVSLGSEMSSAPQSSNDIVVVTTEEGHIYGLSSEDGSQKWLLARNMPSLVLRNATGMTVTRGAAFVGVPGGHLLAIDVNSGNIGWEAAVSIPRGATELERMNDVLGHPSLGEADVCAASYQGKVACLDLPRGNIIWSHDLSAVGPITASTNKVYAVDEKGILYAYYRSSGVLDWKNETLKDRFLSSPVASSDYIVAGDIKGVVHIFSLVDGTEISRLDTDGSAITMQPVAINSNTFFLQTQAGHVYVITAESK
- a CDS encoding DUF2065 domain-containing protein, encoding MGVNNLRGTIIVAIGMLLILEGIMPVIAPRQWRNTLLKLTQLSDVQVRWVGVIAMILGIVILQINR
- a CDS encoding YfgM family protein, with protein sequence MYDHQEQEQIEDIKAWWKLYGKYVILGMGLVVIGYMLFQAYSYYQRTQNEKAGTMFNVVQNAFRQQDEKQLLQEAKLLQETFSSNPLASRSAFLCAYLSHKNGHLNEAISELTWVEAHTHEAMLLDLARLRHAGILADEKKFNQALDLLNQNKDSAMFAATMDLKGDIYTVMGKTNEARLSYQQVVNQQGSKNSLFKQLDQVKLDALGGSGS
- the hfq gene encoding RNA chaperone Hfq — its product is MSTKGQLLQDPFLNALRKEHIPVSIYLVNGIKLQGQVESFDQYVVLLKNTTTQMVYKHAISTVVPARSITMPTEHSNED